The sequence TGTTGGACAGGGCCAGGAAACGGAACCCGGCCTCGAGGTTGCGACGCAGGTAGCCCGGCTCGCGCAGCATGTTGCCCAGCGCGGTCGACAGCGCCGCATCGGCGTTGTGCATGTCGCGCCGCGCGATGCGGTAGGGCAGGTCATCGCGCATGCCGGTGCGGTACTGGCCCAGCACTTCCTCCAGGTAACGCGCGCAGCGGGCGACCACCGTGGCCATGACCTGGTGCAGGCGCCGGCCCTGCCAGTCGGGCAGGATCGCGAACGAGGCCGCCGCGGCGATCGCGCAGCCAAGCAGGGTGTCGAGCAGGCGCGGCCAGATCATCACGAAGCCATCGCCGAGCAGGTTGAAGCAGGTCAGCGCCATCACCGTGATGCCGGCGGTGGCGGCCACGTAGCGGTCGTGGCGGCAGATGAAGAACAGCAGCGCGGCGGCCAGGGCCAGCAGCAGCTGGGCCTCGGTGCCGGGGAACACCTGCAGCAGCGCCCAGGTCGCCCCCAGGCCCACCAGGGTGCCGGCAATGCGCTGTACCAGCCGCAGCTTGGTCGCGCCGAAATGCGGGCGGCACACGAATACCGCCGTCAGCAGCACCCAGTAGCCATTGCGCAGGTCCAGCAGCTGGATCAGCGCGTACCCGACCACCAGCGCGATAGCGATGCGCACGCCGTGGCGGAACAGCACCGAGGTCGGGCTGAGCTGCTGGCGCAGGCGCACGCCCATCTCGCGCAGCGTGCGCGGGTTGGAGTCGCGCAGCCGCGTATCCACGCCATCGAGCGAGGCCTCGCCGTGGTCGACGTGCTGCAGCTGGCGGGCAATGGCGTGCAGGTTGCGTGCGAGCAGGCGCAGCGAACCAAGCAGGGCGGTCCACTGCGGATTGCGCTGGCCCTCGAGCCAGGCCAGCGCGCCGTCCAGATCCTCCATCGCCCGTTGCGGCCGCTGGCCGTAGTCGAACGGGGCGCGCAGCCGCACCGCCTCGCCCAGCGCCTGACAGGCCTGGGCCTGCAGCGACAGCACGCGGTGGCAGCGATACAGCACGTCGGAATGGAAGAACGCCGCGGCCAGCGCCTGGTAGGGGTAGTGCGAGGAACTGGCGCGCTCGTGGAAGTCCTGCGCCATGTAGTACAGCCGCAGGTAGGTGCCCGACTGCACGCCCGGTCGGCCGGAGCGGCCAAAGCGCGCCAGGATCGCGTTCTTGGCCACGTTCAGGGCGGCCACCACCTGCCGGTTCTGCTCGGCCAGGGCCAGCTGCCGGGCCTGGTGGTCGGCCTCGCGCACCGGCTCGAACATCTCCGCCTTCAGCTGCAGGTAGCGCCCCAGTTCGGCATACAGCCGCGCCAGCGCCTCGCGCACCGGGCGGTTGGCGAACAGCGCGGTCCACAGGATCGACAGCAGGCCGTAGCCGGTCGCACCCGCCAGCAGGTGGGCCACCTCGTTCCAGCCGTCGCGCGGGTCGGGGAGCTGGTCCAGCGCGATCATCGTGTACAGCGCCAGGGTGACCGTGGCCTGGCCGATGGAGCCGTAGCGCTCGCCGAGCGCGCCGAGCAGGGTCAGGCCAAATGCGGTCAGTGCCAGGCCGGCGGCAAAGGCGAACGGGTACGGGAACAGCGCCAGCACCGCGGTGCCGGCGATGCTGAAGCACAGCAGCGACAGCAGCACCGACTTGATGCGTCCCCACCAGTTGTCATCGGTCTCGGCGATGGCGCTGGCGATGATGCCCAGGAACAGCCCCGGCACCGCGCCGACCTGCCCCGTACCCCAGCCAAACCCGATCGCGCAGGCCAGGGCAATGAACACGCGCAAGCCGTAGCTGGATTTTTCGTGGGCCCAGAGGCGGGCAAGCCGTGAACCGTGGTTGGCCATGGAGATGCAACGGTGGGAAGCGGGCATTATCGCCCCTGCAGCGTCCACGTCGCCTGACACCCGCATCCGGCATGCTTGCCCGGCAAGGGCCGGAGTGCGCAGGCCCGCCCGCCCGGAGGATCCATGATCGAGCTCATCATCCCGCAGCGCCGCCGCGACCTGGGCGCATTCGAGGTCGGCCGCGTGCTGCCCTACGCCAAGCGCCGCATGGTCGGGCCCTACGTGTTCTTCGACCGCATGGGGCCGAAGGACATCGCCCCGGGCCTGCCGCGCGAGGCCGACGTGCGCCCGCATCCGCACATCGGGCTGTCGACCATCACCTACCTCTACAAGGGCGAGATCACCCATCGCGACAGCCTGGGCATCGAGCAGGCGATCCGCCCGGGCGAGGTCAACTGGATGACCGCCGGGCGCGGCATCACCCATTCCGAGCGCTTCGAGCGTCTGCGCAGCGAAGGCGGCCCGTTCGATGGCCTGCAGCTGTGGGTGGCACTGCCCGAGGAGCGCGAGGAAATCGATCCGGGTTTCTGGCACTACCCCAGCGAGGTGCTGCCGGCGTTCGATGGCGACGGCATCGCCGGGCGCATGATCGCCGGCCGGCTGGCCGGGGTGGAGTCGCCGGTGCAGGTGGATTCGCCGCAGTTCTACGTGCACTGGCAGCTGCGTGCCGGCGCGCGGGCCTCGCTGCCGCCCGAGTACAGCGAACGCGCGGTCTACATCGCCAGCGGCAGGGTCGAGGCCGATGGCCGCGCGGTGGAGAGCGGCAACATGGTTGTGTTCGCCCCGGGCAAGGCGGTGACCATCGCCGCGCTGACCGATGCCGAGGTGATGGCGCTGGGCGGCGAGCCGGTGGGCACACGCTACGTCGACTGGAACTTCGTATCCTCCTCGAAGGAGCGCATCGACCAGGCGCGTGCCGACTGGGCCGCCGGACGGATGAAGCTGCCCGACCTGGACAGTGGTGAGTTCATCCCGTTGCCGCCGAAGCTGGGCGAAGCCCCCGAGCCGATGTCGTGAGGTTCCCGGCGCACGCCTGCGCCGGCCGCTAAGATCGGCTGACCCCCGACTGCAGACACCCGACATGGCGCGCAATTCCTGGATCGCATTGCTGCTGGCCGCGGCCACCGCGCCGGCCAGCGCGCAACCCGCCTTCGATGCGCGTGAACTGGCCCAGTCCGCGTCATCGCAACTGGTCGAATGGCGGCGCGACCTGCACCAGCATCCCGAGCTTGGCGGACAGGAAGCGCGCACCGCGAAGGTGGTTGCCGATCACCTGCGAGCGCTGGGCCTGCAACCGCGCACCGGCATCGCGGGTACCGGCGTGGCCGCAGTGCTCAAGGGCGGCAGGCCGGGTCCGAAGCTGCTGATCCGTGCAGACATGGATGCGCTGCCGGTCACCGAGGCCACCGGCCTGCCGTTCGCCTCGAACGTCACCAGCAGTTACCGCGGCCAGCCGGTCGGGGTGATGCATGCCTGCGGCCACGACGCGCACGTGGCGATCCTGATGGGCGTGGCGCAGGCGCTGGTCGCGCGCAAGGACACGCTGCCAGGCGAGGTGATGTTCGTGTTCCAGCCCTCCGAGGAAGGCCCGGCCAATCCGGATGAGGACTTCGGTGCACGCCGCATGCTGGCCGAAGGCTGCTTGCCGACTTCCAGCCGGACGCCGCGTTCGGCCTGCACGTCTGGGCCGGCCTGCAGGTGGGCCAGATCGGCTGGAAGGCCGGGCCGCTGCTGGCTTCGGCCGACGAGTGGCTGCTGACCATCACCGGTCGCCAGACCCACGGTTCGCGGCCGTGGGAGGGCGTGGACCCGATCACCGTCGGCGCGCAGGTGCTGCTCGGCACCCAGAGCATGATTGCCCGCCAGATCAACATCGCGCAGACCCCGGTGGTGCTCACCGCCGGCCAGTTCAACAGCGGCGTGCGCTTCAACATCATCCCGGACCAGGCGCAGCTGGTCGGCACGCTGCGCACCTTCGATCCGGCCGTGCGCGAGGACGTGATCGCGCGCTTCGGGCGCATCGCCAGCGACTACGCCCACGCCGCCGGCGCCAGTGCCGAGCTGAAGGTGATCAACCAGGCCCCGGCCACGATCAACGATGCCGCGCTGGCGCAGCGCCTGCGCCCGTCACTGGAAAAGGTGGCGGGTGCCGGGCGCGTGGTCGACATGCCACTGCAGACCATCGCCGAGGATTTCTCGCACTTCGCCAACACCGTTCCCGGC is a genomic window of Stenotrophomonas sp. Marseille-Q4652 containing:
- the yccS gene encoding YccS family putative transporter, whose translation is MANHGSRLARLWAHEKSSYGLRVFIALACAIGFGWGTGQVGAVPGLFLGIIASAIAETDDNWWGRIKSVLLSLLCFSIAGTAVLALFPYPFAFAAGLALTAFGLTLLGALGERYGSIGQATVTLALYTMIALDQLPDPRDGWNEVAHLLAGATGYGLLSILWTALFANRPVREALARLYAELGRYLQLKAEMFEPVREADHQARQLALAEQNRQVVAALNVAKNAILARFGRSGRPGVQSGTYLRLYYMAQDFHERASSSHYPYQALAAAFFHSDVLYRCHRVLSLQAQACQALGEAVRLRAPFDYGQRPQRAMEDLDGALAWLEGQRNPQWTALLGSLRLLARNLHAIARQLQHVDHGEASLDGVDTRLRDSNPRTLREMGVRLRQQLSPTSVLFRHGVRIAIALVVGYALIQLLDLRNGYWVLLTAVFVCRPHFGATKLRLVQRIAGTLVGLGATWALLQVFPGTEAQLLLALAAALLFFICRHDRYVAATAGITVMALTCFNLLGDGFVMIWPRLLDTLLGCAIAAAASFAILPDWQGRRLHQVMATVVARCARYLEEVLGQYRTGMRDDLPYRIARRDMHNADAALSTALGNMLREPGYLRRNLEAGFRFLALSNTLLGHLSTLGAHREAVDGYDADTLLGQGGARLQQALQQIADALAARQPLPTLDESGDAALARALEQPVVDGDSRLQLIHTQLALMLQLLPRLREAANAAMALQPAATTAPVPTDR
- a CDS encoding pirin family protein, producing MIELIIPQRRRDLGAFEVGRVLPYAKRRMVGPYVFFDRMGPKDIAPGLPREADVRPHPHIGLSTITYLYKGEITHRDSLGIEQAIRPGEVNWMTAGRGITHSERFERLRSEGGPFDGLQLWVALPEEREEIDPGFWHYPSEVLPAFDGDGIAGRMIAGRLAGVESPVQVDSPQFYVHWQLRAGARASLPPEYSERAVYIASGRVEADGRAVESGNMVVFAPGKAVTIAALTDAEVMALGGEPVGTRYVDWNFVSSSKERIDQARADWAAGRMKLPDLDSGEFIPLPPKLGEAPEPMS